A genome region from Hevea brasiliensis isolate MT/VB/25A 57/8 chromosome 7, ASM3005281v1, whole genome shotgun sequence includes the following:
- the LOC110659874 gene encoding pathogenesis-related thaumatin-like protein 3.5 encodes MEGGFELKPGQSVNINASQGWSGRIWARTGCSFDSSGRGKCITGDCGGILRCAGAGGKPPASLAEFTLDSPIDYYDVSLVDGFNLPFSILPSGGKVGCKTTHCVSNLNRECPGNLQLKWNGQVVACKSACLAFGKPEYCCTGDYSSPQTCKPTNYSKVFKAACPTAYSYAYDDPSSTFTCKGANYWIRFF; translated from the coding sequence ATGGAGGGTGGTTTTGAACTAAAACCAGGCCAATCAGTAAACATCAATGCATCACAAGGTTGGTCAGGCCGAATCTGGGCTCGTACAGGGTGTTCATTCGACAGCTCTGGCCGTGGAAAATGCATCACAGGCGACTGTGGCGGCATTCTGAGATGTGCTGGAGCAGGTGGAAAACCACCAGCTTCGCTTGCTGAATTTACCCTGGATAGTCCAATCGATTATTATGATGTTAGTCTAGTAGATGGCTTCAATCTGCCATTTTCCATACTACCATCTGGTGGTAAAGTTGGCTGTAAGACTACTCACTGCGTTTCGAACTTGAACAGGGAATGCCCTGGGAACCTGCAATTGAAATGGAATGGTCAGGTTGTGGCTTGTAAAAGTGCTTGTCTAGCATTTGGGAAGCCTGAATATTGTTGCACTGGTGATTATAGTAGCCCTCAGACTTGCAAGCCAACGAATTATTCCAAGGTCTTCAAGGCTGCTTGTCCTACAGCTTATAGTTATGCCTATGATGATCCTTCAAGTACCTTCACTTGCAAAGGAGCTAATTACTGGATTAGATTCTTTTga
- the LOC110659921 gene encoding pentatricopeptide repeat-containing protein At1g63330, producing MKIMAWRSFSLHLQLQRPLRFGTIQSLTLLLSSNSFHSSTPTHPKDAHFFTYNFKSASFTHLDDALASFNHVIHMHPLPSRAQFNRFLSALVKMKQYRTVVSLSKTIELLGISHNIYSLNILINCFCHLHLVDFGFSIFGKIIKFGLEPTIVTLTTLINGLCIEGKIDHAIDFFDHMVLAGYQPDVYAYNVLVNGLSKFGKTNVAIGLLKGMVQRGCEPNAVTYSTIIDALCKDKLVVEALHLFSQMRNKGISPTVITYSCLIHGLCNLGKWNQALALLNEMVGQNISPNVITFSILIDTLCKEGMISEAQNIIKLMFQISVELNVVTYNCLIHGFCNLGKWNQALALLNEMARQKISPDNITFNVLIGSLCKKGMVSEAQCIIKIMIQIGVEPDVITYNCLIHGLCYLGKWNHALALLNKMVGHNISPDVVTFNTLIDTLCRGGMFLEVQGIFNMMVQRGIKPDVVTYNSLMCAYCQRGQMDEARNVFDLIVTNGIVDAISYNTLINGYCKSKRIDEAKELFDDMPQKGVVPNSLTFNTLLNGLCQAGRLQTAQEVFKNICSQSQQPDIMTFSILLDGWCKQGDLDEALTLFKAMEESQLEPDLVIYNILIDGMCKAGKVNDAKELFSRLFENDLQPDVNIYHTIMKGLCKEGLLSEAYKVFREMEKGGCLPDDYCYNVIIQGFLRHKHVPRASQLIDEMFSKGFSADATTAELVALIAQ from the coding sequence ATGAAAATAATGGCTTGGAGGAGCTTCAGCCTCCACCTTCAACTGCAAAGGCCATTAAGATTTGGTACCATTCAATCTCTAACTCTATTATTATCTTCCAATTCTTTCCATTCTTCTACTCCCACACATCCGAAAGATGCACATTTCTTTACTTATAACTTCAAATCTGCTTCTTTTACCCACCTTGACGATGCCTTAGCTTCTTTCAATCACGTTATTCATATGCATCCTCTGCCTTCTAGGGCTCAATTTAATCGATTTTTATCTGCCCTTGTGAAAATGAAACAATATCGCACTGTCGTTTCCTTATCCAAAACAATTGAATTGCTAGGGATCTCACACAATATTTATTCTCTTAACATCTTGATTAATTGCTTCTGCCACTTACACCTTGTGGATTTTGGCTTCTCTATTTTTGGGAAAATCATCAAATTTGGATTGGAGCCTACCATTGTAACACTTACTACCTTGATTAATGGGCTCTGTATAGAGGGTAAAATTGATCATGCAATCGACTTTTTCGATCATATGGTCCTGGCAGGTTATCAACCTGATGTCTATGCTTACAACGTGTTAGTGAACGGTCTGAGTAAATTTGGAAAAACAAATGTGGCAATTGGTTTGCTAAAGGGAATGGTTCAGAGAGGTTGTGAGCCAAATGCCGTGACATACAGTACAATCATCGATGCCCTTTGCAAGGATAAGCTAGTTGTTGAGGCTTTACACCTCTTCTCTCAAATGAGGAATAAAGGCATCTCACCTACTGTCATAACTTATTCCTGCCTAATTCATGGTCTTTGCAATTTAGGTAAATGGAACCAAGCTTTGGCCCTGTTGAATGAAATGGTCGGACAGAACATTTCCCCAAATGTTATTACCTTCAGTATATTAATTGATACTCTTTGTAAAGAAGGAATGATTTCAGAGGCGCAAAATATAATCAAACTAATGTTTCAGATCAGTGTGGAGCTTAATGTGGTCACTTATAACTGCTTAATTCACGGTTTTTGCAATTTGGGCAAATGGAATCAAGCTTTGGCGTTGTTGAATGAAATGGCGAGGCAGAAGATATCACCAGACAATATTACATTCAATGTTTTGATTGGCAGTCTTTGTAAGAAAGGAATGGTTTCAGAGGCTCAATGTATAATCAAAATAATGATACAAATAGGTGTGGAGCCTGATGTGATCACTTATAACTGCTTAATTCATGGTCTTTGCTATTTAGGCAAATGGAATCACGCTTTGGCTTTGTTAAATAAAATGGTGGGCCATAACATATCACCAGATGTTGTTACCTTCAATACATTGATTGACACTCTTTGTAGAGGAGGAATGTTTTTAGAGGTTCAAGGTATTTTCAATATGATGGTTCAAAGAGGAATAAAGCCCGATGTTGTCACTTACAATTCATTGATGTGCGCATATTGTCAGCGTGGCCAAATGGATGAAGCTAGAAATGTATTTGATTTGAttgtaaccaatggaatagttgaTGCTATTAGCTACAACACATTGATTAATGGATATTGCAAGAGCAAGAGGATAGATGAAGCAAAGGAACTTTTTGATGACATGCCTCAAAAAGGTGTAGTTCCTAACTCTCTTACATTCAACACTCTTTTAAATGGCTTGTGTCAAGCAGGGAGATTGCAGACTGCACAAGAGGTTTTCAAAAATATTTGTTCTCAGAGTCAGCAGCCAGATATAATGACTTTCTCAATTTTGCTCGATGGTTGGTGCAAGCAGGGAGACCTTGATGAGGCACTCACACTATTTAAAGCAATGGAAGAAAGTCAGTTGGAGCCTGATCTTGTGATCTACAACATTTTGATCGATGGTATGTGCAAAGCTGGAAAGGTTAATGATGCCAAAGAATTGTTCTCTAGGCTTTTTGAAAATGATTTACAGCCTGATGTCAATATATATCATACAATAATGAAAGGACTTTGTAAGGAAGGGTTACTAAGTGAAGCATACAAGGTGTTCAGAGAAATGGAAAAGGGTGGATGTTTACCGGATGATTATTGTTATAATGTGATTATTCAAGGGTTTCTTAGGCACAAGCATGTACCAAGGGCAAGTCAACTTATTGATGAAATGTTTAGCAAGGGATTTTCTGCAGATGCCACGACTGCTGAATTGGTAGCACTTATTGCACAATGA